DNA from Agathobaculum sp. NTUH-O15-33:
GGCGAAAATATCAAGAATCAGCCCCGAGCGGTCGAGCACCGGCAGGCCGGTCTCCTCTTCGAGCACGCGCATCTGCGAGGGGGACAGCTCGTTGTCAAACACGATCAGCTCGGCCCCCTCGGCCTCGGCCAGCTGCCGTACCTCGAGCGCCTTGCCCTCGCCGATAAACGTGCGCGCATCGGGCGCGGGACGGCGCTGCAGCGTCATCGCGGCGGCTTCGCCGCCCGCTGTTTCCACCAGCGCGCGCAGCTCGTCCATCGTGCGCTCGTCCGTGTCCTCCTCCCGGCTAAAGCCGGGGCAGGACAGGCCGACCAGCACCGCCCGTTCTATTTTTTTCTCTTCTTTTCTTTCGTTCATAAAAAAATCCTCCCTTTCGGGACGCCGCGCGCATAAGGCGCGCATGTTAAAAATCGCAAAGCGACCGCATCTGTTCCGACCGAAACAAAAAACCATCGAAAACAGACGTTTCGATGGTTTCCCGTAATTACTTATCCAGATTGAAACGCTTCTTGAAGCGATCAACACGTCCGCCGGTGTCTACCAGCTTCTGCTTACCCGTGAAGAAGGGGTGGCACTTGGAGCAAACGTCAACGACGATGTTCTCCTTGGTGGAGCCGGTCTCAATGACATTGCCGCAGGCACAGCGGATGGTCGTCTGCTTGTACTCGGGATGGATGCCCTGTTTCATGTTGTTTCACCTCTTTCCACGATAAATATCTCAAAGTCGTAAAATCATGATATCACATATGTTTGCAAAATGCAAGAATTATTTTTGATAAACGAGTTTTTCCTCGCTCCAATCCTGCAATACCGGTATCATGGACGCGGCCAGCTTTTTCGCTCCGGCCAGATCGTGCAGCAGGTAATTGCCGCATTCCACGCGGCTCGCGCCCGGGATCTCGCCCTCGTACGCCGCGACAAAGTCCATCGTTTCGCGTACCAGCGCGATCGCGTCGGCCGTCTTAAGATCGCGCACCAGAAAATAAAAGCCGGTCTGGCAGCCCATGGGCCCGCAGTAAATAATGTTTTCCGCAAACCGCGAATTGCGCGCATAGGTTGCGAACAAATGCTCAAACGTATGGCTGGCGGCGGGCGAAAGATACGTGCCCGCGTTCGGATAGACCATGCGGATGTCATAGGTCGTGATATCGCCGTCCACACGGGAAATATACATGCCCGGCGTGAGCTTATCATGGTTTACTTCAAAGCTTGCAATGCGTTTCATGCTACCGTCTCCTTTTCCGTACTGGAAAATTTAAAATAAAATAAGTATTGACTCTCACGCATCGTGATAGTGTACAGTAGTAGTTGTAAAACCGGTTTACAAAGCCCTCCCCATTCTGCTGGAAAGAAGGTATGCCCTTTTTATGATGACGGTCAAACAAGTCTCTTTGCTGACAGGCGTCAGCATCCGCTCGCTGCAGTTTTACGACGAAATCGGCTTATTAAAGCCAACGCAAACCACCGCCGCGGGATACCGCCTGTATGACGACGCTGCGCTCGAAAAGCTGCAGCAAATCCTATTTTTCAAAGAACTTGATTTCACGCTCAAGGAAATCAAAACGATCATGTCAGACCCCGCGTTCGACAAAGCGGCCGCCTTTGCAAAGCAGCGCGAGCTGCTCGAACTCAAACGCGACCGGCTCTCCGCCATGCTGGGGCTGCTTGACAAACTGATCAAAGGAGAAGATTGTATGGATTTCAAAACGTTTGATATGCGAGAATACTACCGTATCCTAGACGATTTCAAACGCACCCACACCGAGGCCATCACCACGCGGCTCGGCAGTATGGAGCGTTTTGACGAAATGGTGCGGGAGCTGCAGGGCAATGAAAACGAGATCGCCGAAATGGCAGAAAAGCAATTCGGCAGTCTGAGCGGCTACACCAACGCCATGGAAAAAAACCTTGCCGCGTTTTTGGAGAACGGCCCTTCCGTGTCCCCGGCGGACGTGGAAGGCCTCAGCCGCAAAACGGATGAACTGACCCAAAGGCTGACCGCGCTTCAGGACCGCGACGAAAACGCCGCGGAAGTGCGGTCGGCGGTCGGTGAGCTGATTGAATTCGTAAACGCCTGCAACGGCGATATGGAAATGGGCGAAAACTATTGGCCCTTTATGGCGGAGCTCTATCTCTCAAACCCCGCCTTTATCCAAGCGACGGATCAGAAATACGGCGCCGGCGCGTCCCGTTTTATCGGGCGCGCCATCCGGGCGTATCTCGGCGGGTAGGCCCTGTCAGTCGCCGTCGCCGAGCGTGCGCAGCTCGGTACGGTAAATACGGTAAAGTAGCGCGTAGGAGATAAAGAAGGCCGCGATCTCCGCGATCGGGAACGAATACCAAATGGCCGAAAGACCTTTCCACTGTCCCAGCAGCCAAGCCACGGGCAGAATGATGACGAGCTGGCGGCAGACCGAAACGATCAAACTGGCCATGCCCCGGCCAACCGCCTGAAAGATGGTCGAGTTGATGATACCGAACGCCGCGCCAAGGAAGGATAGGCTGATGATTTTCAGCGCGGGCACGCCCACCGCCAGCATTTCCTGCGCGGCCGCCGCGTCGTTCTTGTCCACAAACATCATCAGCATGTTTTCGGAAAACAGCTGGAACACGATCAGACCCAGCACCATGATGGCGACCGCCCCGCCGAGCGTAATTTTATACGCGCTGCCCAGCCGCTTTTTGTTGCGCGCGCCGTAGTTGTAGCCCATGACGGGCAGCGCGCCCTGATTGAGGCCGAACACCGGCATAAACACAAAGGTTTGCAGCTTAAAGTACACGCCGAGCACGTTGACGGCGGTTTGCGAAAAACCGATAAGGATGCCGTTCAGGCCCGCCGTCATCACGGAAACGACGCTTTGCATGACGATGCCGGGCAGGCCGACGCGGTAAATATCCTGCACGGTGCGCGCGCGCCACTTGAACTCGCGCATTTTTACCTGCAAGATTTTCTGGTGCACAAACACCCCCCACAGGCCGATCACCATGCCCGCGATCTGGCCGACGACGGTCGCGATCGCCGCGCCCTGCACGCCCAGACGCGGGAACGGGCCGATGCCGAAGATCAGCAGCGGGTCGAGGATGATGTTGATGATCGCGCCGGTCAGGCCCTGCACCATCGGGATCATCATGTTGCCCGTGGACTGCTGGATCTTTTCACACATCATGGAGATCAGCACGAATACGCTGAGGCCCACCGCGATATGCGAATACTGCACCGCCTGCGTGTATACCTCCTCCGAGGCTTTGAACGCGCCGAGGAACGGCCCGGCCAGCACGAAGCCGATGATGATGAACGCCGCGCCGCCGATCACCGATAGCGCGATGCCGTGCTCCGCGGCGGAGTTGGCGTGCAGCTGGCGCTTTTCGCCGAGCCGTCTGGCGATCAGTGAGTTGACGCCCACGCCGGTGCCGACGCCCAGTGCG
Protein-coding regions in this window:
- a CDS encoding S-ribosylhomocysteine lyase; this encodes MKRIASFEVNHDKLTPGMYISRVDGDITTYDIRMVYPNAGTYLSPAASHTFEHLFATYARNSRFAENIIYCGPMGCQTGFYFLVRDLKTADAIALVRETMDFVAAYEGEIPGASRVECGNYLLHDLAGAKKLAASMIPVLQDWSEEKLVYQK
- a CDS encoding MerR family transcriptional regulator — encoded protein: MMTVKQVSLLTGVSIRSLQFYDEIGLLKPTQTTAAGYRLYDDAALEKLQQILFFKELDFTLKEIKTIMSDPAFDKAAAFAKQRELLELKRDRLSAMLGLLDKLIKGEDCMDFKTFDMREYYRILDDFKRTHTEAITTRLGSMERFDEMVRELQGNENEIAEMAEKQFGSLSGYTNAMEKNLAAFLENGPSVSPADVEGLSRKTDELTQRLTALQDRDENAAEVRSAVGELIEFVNACNGDMEMGENYWPFMAELYLSNPAFIQATDQKYGAGASRFIGRAIRAYLGG
- the rpmE gene encoding 50S ribosomal protein L31 encodes the protein MKQGIHPEYKQTTIRCACGNVIETGSTKENIVVDVCSKCHPFFTGKQKLVDTGGRVDRFKKRFNLDK
- a CDS encoding MATE family efflux transporter, with the protein product MEQTNKMGTARMGPLIFSMALPAMISMLINALYNIVDSIFVAQYSQSALAAVSLVFPLQTLVIALGVGTGVGVNSLIARRLGEKRQLHANSAAEHGIALSVIGGAAFIIIGFVLAGPFLGAFKASEEVYTQAVQYSHIAVGLSVFVLISMMCEKIQQSTGNMMIPMVQGLTGAIINIILDPLLIFGIGPFPRLGVQGAAIATVVGQIAGMVIGLWGVFVHQKILQVKMREFKWRARTVQDIYRVGLPGIVMQSVVSVMTAGLNGILIGFSQTAVNVLGVYFKLQTFVFMPVFGLNQGALPVMGYNYGARNKKRLGSAYKITLGGAVAIMVLGLIVFQLFSENMLMMFVDKNDAAAAQEMLAVGVPALKIISLSFLGAAFGIINSTIFQAVGRGMASLIVSVCRQLVIILPVAWLLGQWKGLSAIWYSFPIAEIAAFFISYALLYRIYRTELRTLGDGD